The sequence GTTGCCCCAGTAAAAAAGCCATAATTAACTAGGGCGTGTCATCAATTGAGCCAAATGACGGCAGCAGCCAGATAAATGGCACCCAGAAAGTTAGCAGCCCTTTTGTCATAGCGGGTCGCAATTGCACGGTACTGCTTGAGCTTGGCAAAAAAGTTCTCAACTAAGTGACGCGCTTTGTACAACTC comes from Coleofasciculus sp. FACHB-1120 and encodes:
- a CDS encoding transposase, with the protein product ELYKARHLVENFFAKLKQYRAIATRYDKRAANFLGAIYLAAAVIWLN